In the genome of Coregonus clupeaformis isolate EN_2021a chromosome 11, ASM2061545v1, whole genome shotgun sequence, one region contains:
- the LOC121576766 gene encoding cartilage intermediate layer protein 1-like: MWDVTKVTLLLSFLTVAAAQGPIRNSSLLRKWSQTNKSRKLDYNMLTEPQQTTGVTEWTSWFNIDHPGGNGDYERLEAIRFYYRERVCARPVAMEARTTDWVAAAETGEVTHFSLEKGFWCINKEQPYGRICSNYYVRFQCPPVQAYWTDWAVWGPCSATACNDVGIQVRQRKCMSIQPLPLLLVPPCQGPQTERRECATLPCEAKWTQWVPWGACSVTCGKGRRIRRRTCVRTSVTVQCVGRAAEIQKCGKNPCRPKCKRECPEGRPSEDCSCCVCVGHMLQGEVLSMTGVPVVGARIALASRPKIIRARTDAKGLFRLPGVCSISPTQLYIRKEKFAPATASTSSNSTGLSWARAVLKSAEKPYIVKHPEDKVRYEGQRVMLCCKATGSPMQDKYYWYHNGTLLDRNVFKYEEDLVLRDLKSEQTGHYYCKASSQTGSIKSSQAFLSVIAKGTLACNPTPENHLIRLPVDCVQPGTDSKLYNAGRCLHNKCAGSLDFDLRCRDGGGYCCGVQKMESRVIDCGSYSLPIKAVTECGCQKCMVPKVLVRGRVVTADNDEPLRFGHMYIGKERVGTTGYKGGFTLNITPDTERLVVNFVDPTEKFIDTPKVFIFDKRGGSVYHDVKVMRKQEPIDINAGETNTIDLGEIKGEDPIGQIVIPPNSFHKNNGEVYEGTVKASVTFIDPRNITTAAAAPGDLNFVDDEGDMLPLRTYGMFSVDFRDETNQEFLGAGAVQVLLDTQHVKMQEHIPKMKLWSLNPDTGVWEEESDFHYTQTTSGGNGRSKREERTFLIGNMEIRERRLFNLDVPENRRCYVKVRAYMSDKFLATEQLEGVVISLINLEPKPGFSSNPRAWGRFDSVITGPNGACLPAFCDAQVPDAYTAYVTGIMGGEELEAAPSTPKMNPNIIGVSQPYLDKIDYQRSDHDDPALKKTAFRINLAKPNPNNLEETNGPIYPYQSLIACENAEINANHFRFFRVEKDKYEYNVVPFQENDLTSWTGDYLSWWPNPQEFRACFIKVKIQGQREVMIRSQNHGGTHPETVGQLYGIRDIRSTRDMHVTNISAACLEFKCSGMLFDQAAVDRSLVSVLPQGNCRRVGINSLLKEYLTKHPPTSPNNESHAFNILAPVDPLGHNYGIYTVTDQNPRVAKEIAIGRCFDGTSDGFSREMKSDTGVALTFSCPERTVPRESLFQRLQTNPSQTLSQMARDMREAQGLQVRGRSSRVVTYPSGSTSRRSSSSTRRRSTMRTQDRQ, encoded by the exons GGCCCATCAGGAACAGCTCTCTGCTCAGGAAGTGGAGTCAGACAAACAAGAGTAGGAAGCTGGACTACAACATGCTGACCGAGCCACAGCAGACCACAG GCGTGACTGAATGGACATCCTGGTTCAACATTGACCATCCAGGGGGGAATGGAGACTACGAGCGGTTAGAGGCCATCCGGTTCTACTACAGGGAGAGGGTGTGTGCCCGGCCTGTGGCCATGGAGGCCCGCACCACGGACTGGGTGGCagcagcagagactggggaggtGACTCACTTCAGCCTGGAGAAGGGCTTCTGGTGCATCAACAAGGAGCAGCCCTACGGGCGCATCTGCTCCAACTACTACGTCCGCTTCCAGTGCCCACCAG TTCAGGCCTACTGGACGGACTGGGCTGTCTGGGGCCCCTGCTCTGCTACAGCCTGTAATGACGTGGGCATTCAGGTCCGTCAGAGGAAGTGTATGAGCATCCAGCCCCTGCCCTTGCTGCTGGTTCCCCCATGCCAGGGGccccagacagagaggagggagtgtgCCACCCTGCCATGTGAAG CCAAGTGGACTCAGTGGGTTCCGTGGGGCGCATGTTCAGTGACCTGCGGCAAGGGTCGCAGGATCAGGAGGAGGACCTGTGTGAGAACCTCTGTAACGGTGCAGTGCGTGGGACGAGCAGCTGAAATCCAGAAATGTGGGAAGAATCCATGCCGAC cCAAGTGTAAGCGTGAGTGTCCCGAGGGCCGTCCCAGTGAGGACTgtagctgctgtgtgtgtgtgggccacaTGCTCCAGGGAGAGGTACTCAGTATGACCGGTGTCCCCGTGGTGGGGGCCAGGATAGCGCTGGCCAGCCGACCCAAGATCATCCGTGCCCGCACTGACGCCAAGGGCCTCTTCAGGCTCCCAGGGGTGTGCTCCATCTCCCCCACCCAGCTCTACATCAGGAAGGAGAAGTTCGCCCCCGCCACTGCATCCACCTCCAGCAACAGCACCGGGTTATCCTGGGCACGGGCGGTCCTAAAGTCTGCAG AGAAGCCATACATTGTAAAGCACCCAGAGGACAAAGTGCGTTATGAGGGACAGCGTGTGATGTTATGCTGCAAGGCAACAGGGTCGCCCATGCAAGACAAATACTACTG GTATCACAATGGGACCCTATTGGACAGGAACGTGTTCAAATATGAAGAGGATCTGGTGCTGAGAGACCTGAAGTCTGAGCAGACAGGACATTACTACTGTAAAGCCAGCAGCCAAACAGGAAGCATCAAGTCCTCCCAGGCATTCCTCAGCGTTATCG CTAAAGGCACGCTGGCATGCAACCCCACACCTGAGAACCACCTCATTAGGCTGCCTGTGGACTGTGTTCAGCCTGGGACTGACTCTAAGCTCTACAACGCCGGCCGCTGCCTCCACAACAAGTGTGCAGGCTCCCTGGACTTCGACCTGCGCTGCAGGGATGGAGGTGGCTATTGCTGCGGGGTCCAGAAGATGGAGAGCCGGGTGATCGACTGTGGGAGCTACAGCCTGCCCATCAAAGCTGTGACTGAGTGTGGATGCCAGAAGTGTATGGTGCCCAAGGTGCTTGTACGTGGCAGGGTGGTCACAGCTGACAATGATGAACCACTGCGTTTCGGGCACATGTACATAGGCAAGGAGAGAGTGGGCACCACAGGGTACAAAGGAGGCTTCACGCTCAATATAACCCCAGACACAGAGAGGCTGGTGGTCAACTTTGTGGATCCCACAGAAAAATTCATTGACACTCCTAAGGTGTTTATCTTTGACAAGAGAGGGGGCTCTGTTTACCATGACGTGAAGGTGATGAGAAAGCAGGAACCCATTGATATCAATGCTGGAGAGACAAATACCATTGACTTAGGAGAAATCAAAGGAGAGGACCCCATTGGACAGATTGTCATACCTCCAAATTCTTTCCACAAAAACAATGGGGAGGTGTACGAAGGTACGGTGAAAGCCAGTGTCACCTTTATTGACCCCAGGAACATCACCACAGCTGCTGCAGCGCCTGGTGATCTCAACTTTGTGGACGATGAGGGTGACATGCTTCCACTGAGGACATATGGGATGTTTTCCGTTGACTTCAGAGATGAAACGAACCAGGAATTCCTGGGGGCTGGAGCAGTCCAAGTACTCTTAGACACGCAGCACGTCAAAATGCAAGAGCACATTCCCAAAATGAAACTGTGGTCCCTCAACCCAGACACAGGTGtctgggaggaggagagtgacTTTCACTACACTCAGACCACATCTGGTGGTAATGGACGGAGCAAGCGAGAGGAGCGCACTTTCCTCATAGGTAATATGGAAATCAGGGAGCGTCGACTTTTCAACCTGGATGTGCCTGAGAACCGCCGCTGCTACGTCAAAGTGAGGGCGTACATGAGTGACAAATTCCTGGCCACTGAGCAGTTGGAAGGTGTGGTCATCAGCCTGATAAACCTGGAGCCCAAGCCTGGATTTTCCTCTAACCCCAGAGCATGGGGTCGCTTTGACAGTGTGATAACCGGACCCAACGGAGCCTGCCTGCCAGCTTTCTGTGATGCTCAGGTGCCTGATGCTTACACAGCTTACGTCACAGGCATTATGGGTGGTGAAGAACTGGAAGCAGCTCCCTCAACTCCCAAGATGAACCCAAACATCATTGGAGTGTCTCAGCCATACTTAGACAAGATAGACTACCAGCGTTCAGACCACGATGATCCAGCTCTCAAGAAAACAGCCTTCAGAATCAACTTGGCAAAACCCAACCCCAATAATTTGGAAGAGACCAACGGGCCAATATACCCCTATCAGAGTTTAATAGCCTGTGAAAATGCTGAAATCAATGCCAACCATTTCCGATTCTTCCGAGTGGAAAAGGACAAATACGAATATAACGTTGTGCCCTTTCAAGAGAACGACTTAACATCGTGGACAGGTGACTACCTCTCTTGGTGGCCCAACCCTCAGGAGTTCAGGGCTTGCTTCATCAAGGTCAAGATCCAGGGGCAAAGGGAGGTCATGATAAGGTCACAGAACCATGGAGGCACACACCCTGAGACTGTAGGCCAGCTGTACGGCATCAGAGACATCCGCAGCACCCGTGACATGCACGTGACCAACATCTCCGCAGCTTGCCTCGAGTTCAAGTGCAGTGGCATGCTCTTCGACCAAGCCGCAGTCGATAGGTCCCTCGTATCAGTCCTCCCACAGGGCAACTGTCGGAGAGTGGGCATCAACAGCCTCTTAAAGGAGTACCTGACCAAGCACCCCCCTACCTCACCGAACAACGAGTCACATGCCTTCAACATTCTGGCCCCCGTCGACCCCTTGGGGCACAACTATGGGATCTACACAGTCACGGACCAGAACCCAAGGGTGGCAAAGGAGATCGCCATTGGACGCTGTTTTGATGGTACCTCTGACGGCTTCTCTAGAGAGATGAAATCAGACACTGGAGTTGCTCTGACCTTCAGCTGCCCAGAAAGGACTGTGCCCAGGGAGAGTCTCTTCCAACGCCTCCAGACGAACCCCAGCCAGACCCTGTCTCAGATGGCCCGGGACATGAGGGAAGCGCAGGGGCTGCAGGTCAGAGGAAGGTCCTCCCGGGTAGTGACCTACCCCTCTGGGTCCACTAGCCGCAGATCCAGCTCCTCTACCAGGAGGAGATCTACGATGCGGACACAGGACAGGCAGTAG